DNA sequence from the Acipenser ruthenus chromosome 20, fAciRut3.2 maternal haplotype, whole genome shotgun sequence genome:
GAACGGACCAATTTTCTGTAGCAGCAAACCAGCTAGAAATCTGAACAAGTTTATGTATTAAGGTGGACACCATTATATTATTTAATTCATCCATATACACTGTAATTAATAGTAACGGTACTAGTAAAACATTAGAATGCGAAACATTCTCTGATATTTTGCACATTTAGGTCCCGGTAATTCTGCAAGACTTCTATTTGTCACAGAATGTTTCTCCAGCATGCTTATTCCTAGAACATGAAGAATGATTTCAAATGCTGAAGTTACTGAACTCTTTCTCGAGCACAGACCATTTATCGTCTCACTGAATTTGGGTTGCTGGCGTGTAAACCGTTTCAATTGGTCAATCACGTTGCCTGACTGCAGAACGCGTAAAATATTAATGGTATATCACGGTTTCGATTGGCTTTTATCCACGCCACTTGTGATGGGCTGTACAATCCAAGCGCTGAGTCAGATGATATAATGATACGGTGGCTGGGTGGGGAAAACTAACAAGCGTGTTTGCTTTGTAGAACTGAAATCTGGTGTGTGGTACGGATGttgaacatattattattatctgtagtAGTATAACTTCTCATTGAAAAAcaatgaaagaagaaaaaaacacagaggTGATAAACTCGGAGTCTACGGTTAAATATTACACACTAGAGGAAATAAAACGCCACAGTTCGAGCAAAGATGTCTGGGTCATAATCCACGAAAAAGTATACGATATCACCAGCTTTCTGGAGGAGGTAAGCCCGATTTAGGCCTTGTTTCTTACTAGTTCTGGGTTTAGGAAAGAAGACCGGATTAATTTATTAACGTGTCCTAAAAGGACGACGCGTTAGTTTATACAATAAAACGTTTAACACAAGTTAAGCAGGTTATGTTCGGACAATTGGTTGAATAAAATTAGGACAACAGTGTGCAGCACGCTAGATAGAGGTGGATTAAACCATTCATACtcagcatacttttttttttttttttttttttttttgaggttcaTGTTTTGATTGGGGTTATGTACAGTAGTTGATTCATTTTAAAGATAGCCTCTCACTCAGTGACTGCACAGAGGTATAGACAATTATAAGCCAATAACATTATTCTGAAAACTATTTGAATATATAATAAAAGGGGCTATTTATTAAGGTGGCCATATctggctccgtgttcagcgggGCAGGTGGGATAGTTGAGGTCTTTCAACTTGCAACCCAATGCGGTCTGGtccgttttacctgtctcaggtaccattcttactttttaagagaagcaggcctacgcttaccagaatgcattggattGTGAGTTAAAAagctgaactatcccaaactgtctcGCTGAGCACttagccatatggtcaccttactgTTTATTGAAGAACCGTGTTATTGTCTGGTTAAAACAAGATAAACTGCACACCGCTGCCCGGTCCAGACAAACCTGTTGCTCGGGGAAACATATGTATAGCATAAGTAAACGGCTATTGCAAACCAATCATCTGTAGCCGATGAAAATATGTGAGTGGACGTAATCGTGGTGGCATGCCATGCATTTAAGTTAACACATCCGCATTCATGACTAAACTGTTTGTAGTATGCCTGGGGTCAGGAGCTTGGTGTGTGAACGTGCAGTTTGTGAAAGGTCGTAGTATAGCGTGCAAAGGAAGCTGGAGGAGGCAACTGTTGCATATGTCAGTCAGCGTAACATGTTTTATAACACCTAGGATTGTGTGATACATCAATACATGGGTTAGTatcaattatatgtatttattagagTTCTGTCAGCCAGCCATAACAAAACGTTAGTAAAGTGATTTAAACCCTATTTCCTCGAGTAAGTtgttctgcctgcctgtctgtgccCCTGTAGCACCCGGGAGGGGAGGAGGTATTGATGGAACAGGCTGCGGCCGATGCCACAGAAAACTTTGAAGATGTTGGCCACTCCACCGACGCCAGAGAGATGCTGAAACAGTATTTCATTGGAGAATTACATCCGGTACAGTCTTGAGTCTACATATTTGTTACATGACGGTGTTAGACAAAGTGCAATCTTCCACGTCATACTTGGGGTTCACATTTAAAAACCccaagtatgtatgtatgtgtgtgtatatatatatatatatatatatatatatatatatatatatatatatatatatatatatatatatataaaaatatatatatatataaatataatatataaaaaataaatttttttaAGTTAACATCGCCACATCTTAGTTGTATTAAATAAGATCAGCATGacaatgtatatttgtttttcttgtaggATGATCGGAAGAAGGATAGCTCAAAGGTAACGACcaccttgttttcttttttttaattatgttatttAAGACACACAGTGAGCTGGTCTTTTGAATAAAAATGAACTGACACAAGTACATTTCTTTCGGGTTCTTGGCCTGCATGTGGAGACACCCAGTGACAATACACAGTACTATATTTGCAGATCTTTTTCCCTTGCATCAAGAAGCAAAAGTCAGATCTGATTAATCTGCAAAGTCCTACTTTTTGACCCTGGTGAAACAATTCAGTTTTCTTTTGCATTGTGCTCTAAtgttaaaaatgcacattttgtcTGACCTAATTTAACCCCCATTTCTTCTTTGTAGGATGTCTTAATCACAACATCCTCAAGCCAATCCAGGTAACCACAGCAACagcatttgtatttgatttatggAAGTGTTCTATAATAGGCATACATACTAATGCATGtgttttttgtgggttttttttaatactcGAAGGCAAGTTTTATGTAAGCCGCAACAAACTGTACACATTTATAAACTCCCGGTATTAAGGACTGATAATTTGTAGTGCTTCTTGGTGACTTGCTCTTCTAATGGAGCAAAACAACCACTAAAAGGCAAGAATCTCTAAAtctacacacattttaaatgtattttctttccttCAGTATGTGGACTAACTGGCTCATCccagctgttgctgctgttgttatgGGTCTGATGTACCATTATTACACCCTGGACAGCAAGTCATCTTGAGCTCGCTCATGTCTTCTCATCCAACTCTGCCTACCTAGAGGCCTTGACATCTTGGACAGAAGACCCTTCACATCACTCGCAGCAGGGTATATATGTAGGGTGGGGGCTCCCACTTATAGTTCACACTACTGTCATTTACAAGTTTACTCCCAGGATGCCATTTCAAACATTTCTCACTGGCATAGCCTGCCCACCACATGCTACCTGGAGCAGTGATTTTGGGATTgttctatctgtctatctagtGTATTCTCCTTCCCCATTACAGTACTTACAATGTGCAGGCAGTCTTTATAGAAATACGGTATTTGTAGACAGTGGTATttttattagtgctgggacgaacacaggattttcatgttcggatattcgcttataatttaaatatgttaGGATATTTTTTCgtctttcaaaaagtaataagcCATTATTGCTCTGAAatcaggcagagacagcatagcggcagggggcgtggcccctgtgtgtgtgtgtgcctttattttacagcaagactttACAAGATGCAACACGTTCAAATAGAAAAATAtcacaggagtaaagaatacgttgtgtaggccttactttaccccagtgaattaaccacaaaacaaaggatgtcaa
Encoded proteins:
- the LOC117425880 gene encoding cytochrome b5, which codes for MKEEKNTEVINSESTVKYYTLEEIKRHSSSKDVWVIIHEKVYDITSFLEEHPGGEEVLMEQAAADATENFEDVGHSTDAREMLKQYFIGELHPDDRKKDSSKDVLITTSSSQSSMWTNWLIPAVAAVVMGLMYHYYTLDSKSS